In one Sphingomonas sp. AP4-R1 genomic region, the following are encoded:
- a CDS encoding transcriptional regulator, which translates to MQTVRMKVFLDFEASSLADRSHPIEVAWVFQNGRQEAHLIAPAPHWTDWDDQAEAIHGISREMLAAQGDPHDEVARRMVEVLDGHQLFASAPSWDGKWLSALLRSAGIPRHALRLRDTDEALREAASEILSPAFSGPRLATEVHNIVTRAAAVKAGASSHRALPDALDEYQKWLRTREAARAVFSALS; encoded by the coding sequence GTGCAGACGGTTCGAATGAAAGTCTTTCTTGATTTCGAAGCGTCCTCGCTCGCCGATCGCAGCCATCCTATTGAAGTTGCGTGGGTGTTCCAGAACGGCCGACAGGAGGCTCACCTTATCGCGCCCGCACCTCATTGGACCGACTGGGATGATCAGGCCGAGGCAATTCACGGGATCAGCCGCGAGATGCTCGCCGCACAGGGCGATCCCCACGACGAGGTCGCGCGCCGCATGGTGGAGGTGCTGGACGGGCACCAACTGTTCGCCAGCGCGCCTTCGTGGGATGGCAAGTGGCTGAGCGCGCTGCTCCGGTCCGCCGGCATCCCGCGCCATGCATTGCGGTTGCGCGACACGGACGAGGCGCTGCGCGAGGCAGCCAGTGAAATCCTGTCACCGGCCTTCAGCGGTCCGCGTCTCGCCACCGAGGTTCACAATATCGTCACCAGGGCCGCTGCCGTCAAAGCCGGGGCATCCTCTCACCGCGCGCTGCCCGATGCACTCGACGAATATCAGAAGTGGCTGCGGACACGGGAGGCGGCGCGGGCGGTTTTCAGCGCGTTGTCGTGA
- a CDS encoding GH92 family glycosyl hydrolase translates to MHKLFLSLVFLSAPATGQGSTAPIDVVDPRIGTGGEGHTFPGATAPFGMVQLSPDTDTGCEIRSCYGHTAGYRYDDPTIQGFSHTHFSGAGHSDLGDVLLMPQAGPHVRLDPGDPKQPGSGYRSRFDHEQETARPGYYAVNLLDSGIRAELTAGNRIGVHRYTFPAGQAAHLILDLRSSLYNYPGKILWSGLHLRSGGVLTGFRETRGWAPGRKLYFAMRFSAPMTTHAFVDRDTAVTYKGFQGPGRGSDDVAEKLGRALEATLDFGTLASPLEVKVALSGVDEAGAVANLDAEPGDFDAIRARTAEAWSKALGAVEIKAPAPMRTNVYTALYHALLAPTVWSDADGRYRGPDDQVHEAKGFTFRSTFSLWDTFRAEHPLLTLIQPEQTTVDVVRSLVESRQYSPYGILPVWQFAGRETWTMIGYHAAPVIADAWLKGIRDFDADAALDAMVASATYAPYGGLGDYMKLGYVPIDREPEAASKTVEYAYDDWAIARMARAMGKQEIADRFEKRARNWRNSFDPKTGWLRARLSTGAFRTPFDPTAINYGSDYTEGNAWQYSWFVPQDQAGLFTVLGGDAKVVAKLDAMFEFDTSKLDYSHAEDIAGLIGQYIHGNEPSHHVAYLYVFAGAPWRTQERLAQIVSSQYKPTPDGLAGNDDLGQMSAWLVFTALGFYPVAPGSNEYVIGRPFVDRAVLNLPNGQHFSILADGLSDTNRYVRAVTLNGVTLDRAFLKDVDIRAGGELRFTMSTVPNKLWATSKAARPFSMTKTGRR, encoded by the coding sequence ATGCATAAGCTTTTTCTCTCCCTGGTTTTTCTCTCCGCCCCGGCCACCGGGCAGGGATCGACGGCTCCGATAGATGTTGTCGATCCGCGCATCGGGACGGGGGGGGAAGGGCATACCTTCCCGGGCGCAACCGCGCCGTTCGGCATGGTCCAGTTGTCTCCCGACACCGACACGGGCTGCGAGATACGGTCCTGTTACGGGCATACGGCAGGCTATCGTTATGACGATCCGACCATCCAGGGGTTCAGTCACACGCATTTCTCAGGTGCCGGCCATTCCGACCTGGGCGACGTGCTGCTCATGCCGCAGGCGGGGCCACACGTCCGGCTCGATCCTGGTGACCCGAAGCAGCCCGGCTCCGGCTATCGATCGCGCTTCGATCACGAGCAGGAAACGGCACGCCCAGGCTATTATGCGGTCAATCTGCTGGACAGCGGCATCCGGGCGGAACTGACGGCGGGTAACCGGATCGGTGTCCATCGCTACACATTTCCTGCGGGACAAGCGGCACATCTCATACTCGACCTGCGCTCCTCGCTCTACAATTATCCAGGCAAGATCCTCTGGTCCGGGCTGCACCTTCGATCCGGCGGCGTCCTGACAGGCTTCCGTGAGACGCGTGGTTGGGCGCCCGGACGCAAGCTCTACTTCGCGATGCGTTTCTCCGCGCCGATGACCACTCATGCGTTCGTCGATCGCGACACGGCTGTCACCTACAAGGGCTTCCAGGGTCCCGGCCGCGGCAGCGATGATGTGGCAGAGAAGCTCGGTCGCGCGCTCGAGGCGACATTGGACTTTGGCACGTTGGCGAGCCCACTGGAGGTGAAGGTGGCGCTGTCCGGGGTGGACGAGGCAGGCGCGGTCGCTAACCTCGATGCGGAGCCCGGCGATTTCGATGCGATCCGCGCACGGACGGCAGAGGCTTGGTCGAAAGCGCTCGGTGCGGTGGAGATCAAGGCGCCCGCGCCGATGCGGACCAACGTCTACACAGCTCTCTATCACGCCCTTCTCGCGCCCACCGTGTGGAGTGATGCGGACGGCCGCTATCGCGGGCCGGATGATCAGGTTCATGAAGCGAAGGGCTTCACATTCCGCTCGACCTTTTCGCTCTGGGATACGTTCCGTGCAGAGCATCCGCTCCTGACTCTGATCCAGCCCGAACAGACGACGGTCGATGTCGTCCGCTCGCTTGTCGAAAGCCGGCAGTACAGTCCTTATGGCATCCTTCCGGTGTGGCAGTTTGCTGGCCGGGAGACGTGGACGATGATCGGCTATCATGCCGCCCCGGTCATCGCGGATGCGTGGCTCAAGGGTATCCGGGACTTCGATGCCGATGCTGCACTCGATGCGATGGTCGCGAGCGCGACCTACGCACCCTATGGCGGCCTCGGCGACTATATGAAGCTTGGCTATGTCCCGATCGATCGCGAGCCGGAAGCGGCCTCGAAGACCGTCGAATATGCCTATGACGACTGGGCGATCGCGCGGATGGCGCGGGCCATGGGCAAGCAGGAGATTGCCGACCGTTTTGAGAAGCGGGCCCGAAACTGGCGGAACAGTTTCGATCCCAAGACCGGCTGGTTGCGTGCGCGGCTCTCAACCGGTGCTTTTCGCACCCCGTTCGATCCCACCGCCATCAATTACGGCTCGGATTATACCGAGGGCAATGCCTGGCAATATAGCTGGTTCGTACCGCAGGATCAGGCGGGGCTGTTCACGGTGCTCGGCGGCGATGCGAAGGTCGTGGCCAAGCTGGACGCGATGTTCGAGTTCGACACGTCAAAGCTCGATTACAGCCATGCCGAGGACATTGCGGGCCTGATTGGACAATATATCCATGGCAATGAGCCGAGCCATCACGTCGCTTACCTCTACGTCTTTGCCGGCGCGCCGTGGCGGACGCAGGAGCGGCTCGCGCAGATCGTCTCGTCCCAATATAAACCGACGCCGGACGGCCTGGCCGGTAATGACGACCTCGGTCAGATGTCGGCCTGGCTCGTTTTCACAGCGCTGGGTTTTTACCCCGTGGCGCCGGGGTCGAACGAATATGTGATCGGGCGCCCCTTCGTGGATCGAGCTGTGCTGAACCTTCCGAACGGCCAGCACTTCTCGATCTTGGCCGACGGACTCTCTGATACGAACCGCTATGTGCGTGCGGTCACATTGAACGGCGTGACGCTGGATCGAGCCTTCCTGAAAGACGTCGACATCAGGGCCGGCGGCGAGCTTCGGTTCACAATGAGCACCGTCCCCAACAAGTTGTGGGCGACTAGCAAGGCGGCACGGCCCTTCTCCATGACAAAAACGGGCAGGCGCTGA